A stretch of DNA from Edaphobacter lichenicola:
GATCTCCACTTTTTCGATCTTCGGAGGAGTCGCGAACAATTCGTTAGCCCGCGCCCCCAACGCCTTCGCAATCTCGCCAGTCAGATGAGCATTGCGGCCCGCTTCATTTGCAAAGGTGTCGAAGATGCCGAACCTCCCCGGCCCAAGCTTGATCGCATACCATTTCAGGGTCCCATTTTCATTGAGCGCGAGGGGCTGAGCCGAGTTTAGAAAAACTTCGGCTTCAGCTTCCTTGCCTGGGCGTGCTTCGAGCGTGACTAGCAATCCGATTGCTTCCATTGAGTTACCCTCCTGTGTTGAGTTATTCCCGGCCGATTGAACCTGTCCCCGGGATCCCAAGTTGTTGCGGCATCCTGAGCGCGAGC
This window harbors:
- a CDS encoding putative quinol monooxygenase, whose translation is MEAIGLLVTLEARPGKEAEAEVFLNSAQPLALNENGTLKWYAIKLGPGRFGIFDTFANEAGRNAHLTGEIAKALGARANELFATPPKIEKVEILATTPLKN